The genome window GTAAGAAAAACGTGAAAATTGTGTGAAACGGGCTGAACTTCTGTTTTACCGCGGATTTCTATAGCTTTGTCTGTTTGTAACTAAACTAACTAAGTCGTTCGCAAAGGATGTTTCTAATGAAGCGCTTATTCTGCTTTGCCGCGTTTGCGGCTGCATTGCTGGGGCACACTTACACCGCTCAGGCGGCGGGTGTGGAGTTTGGGGTTGGACAAACTAGCGACTCGACCATGACCTATCGCCTGGGCATGCAGTTCGACTGGGACAAGAGTTGGCTGCAAAGTGACGTCGGTCGCCTGACTGGCTATTGGAGCGGCGCCTATACCTATTGGGAAGGGGACGAAACGTCCAGCAACCATAGCCTGTCGTTCTCGCCCGTGTTTGTGTATGAATTTTCCGGCCAGAACGTGAAGCCTTACATCGAGGCGGGTGTTGGCGTTGCACTCTTCGCCAACACCGAAGTGGAAAGCAACAAGTTGGGGACGGCCTTCCAGTTCGAGGATCGCATCGGGTTCGGCCTGCGCTTCAATGGCGGACATGAAGTGGGCATTCGCGCCACTCATTACTCCAACGCTGGTATCAAGTCGACCAACGACGGTGTGGAAAGCTACGCGCTGCACTACACGATGCCGCTGTAACACCTGAACAATTGTGGGAGCGAGCTTGCTCGCGATAGCGATAGACCAGCCACCTTGAGTTGTCTGACCTACCGCTATCGCGAGCAAGCTCGCTCCCACAGGTTTTTTCGCTTACCGATACGCCGTCGCAATGCCCTGGCGTTCTTCCAGGCATTCCGGCGCGCCCATCTCGAACTCGCGGCAGATCAGCGGGCGCTTTTCGTAGATGGTGCACATCATGCTGTCGCGATCCAGGGCCGCGCACCAGCCGTCGTCGAGCCGCAGCATCACTTCCCCACCCCAATCGTCCGTATCGATAAAACGCTCCGGGACCCCGGTGTCGGTGATCAGCATCACTTCCAATTGGCAGCAGCACGCCGCGCACGTCGAGCAGGTGACGGCCGGTGCCGGGATTTCATGGAGGGGGATGGTTTTCATGGCGCGCAGTGTAAGGCAATCGGCGGCTCAGGGGCGTCCCTTGATCGGATCGCCGCTTTTGGCCTGGCATGAGTCGATGTCGGCCGGCAGGGTTTCGCTGCATGAAGGCAAGGGCCACAGTGCGCTCATGGACGCGATGGGAAGTGCGACTTCCCGGGGGCGTTCGACCAAGTGCTTCAGCACATGCTGCGCCGCTTCTTCTGGCGACCAGTGGACCGGGAATGGGAAACAATCGTCGGGGCCCAGCGATGGGTCGTCGTAGCCTGGGTGCACCCATGTCACATCCACGCCCGCAGCCGCCAGCTCTGCCCGAGTCGATTCGAACAGATGGCGCATCCCGCTTCCACCCGCTTCGCTGTTCGAGGGCGGCAGATACGTCGCCGGGCTGGCAATACCCACCAGATGCGGTTGGGTTCCGGCGCGCAACAAGGGCATGGCCACTTCGATGCAGAAACTGGCGGCCAGCAGGTTACTGCGCACGATATGCTCGATCAATCTGTGGTCAGTATGCTGTTCGTCAACGTACTCAGTCGTTCCAGCATTGAGGATCACCTGATCCAGGGCACCCCATTGCCGGGTGATCTGTTCACCGATCTCGCGCACGGCCTGGCTGTCGGTCAAATTGCCGGGCACGGTCAGCACTTGTCCTGGATAACGTACCGAAAGGTTTTCGCCCGAGCGGGGCGAGTGCGAGCTGACGGCCAGGTATGCACCTGTCTCGAGTATCGCTTCAGCCAACGAAGCGCCGATTCCGTTGCCGGCCCCGGTGAGCCAATAGCGCCGGGGCAGTCTTGAACCCATTCCGTACTCCTTTCGATTGCATAACGCTGATACACGACTTTCAGTAGAGTTCGTACGATTAGTACGACTATAAGTTATCGGGTAAAGATTGCATCCCGCGGCCCGGCAATTTCATGTCCGCTAATCGCCCACCCCTTCAACGGCTGCGTCCTGTCGCGTCGGCAGGTTTTTGAACGCTGCCAGTGCACGCGCCCTGGATTCGCGCAAATCGACGATCGGTGCCGGATAGTCCACTGCGCCAAACAAGCCGCCCTGGGTATTTGGGTTATGGACCTGTTGTCTGTCCAGGTCGTTCAGTTCAGGTAACCAGTACTTGATGAACAGGCCCTCGCGGTCAAATTTTTCCGACTGGCTCAAAGGGTTGAAGATGCGGAACCACGGTGCCGAGTCGGTGCCGGTGGAGGCGCTCCACTGCCAGCCGCCATTATTGGCAGCCAGGTCGCCGTCGATCAGGTGCTGCATGAAAAAACGCTCGCCTTCACGCCAATCGATCAGCAGGTTCTTGGTCAGGAACATGGCGACCACCATCCGCAAGCGGTTGTGCATCCAGCCGGTTTCCAGCAATTGGCGCATGGCCGCATCGATAATCGGCAGGCCGGTGCGTGCCTGTTTCCAGGCCTCCAGTTCGCCGGGGGCCTTGCGCCACGCCAGCGCCTCGGTTTCCGGGCGAAACGCGCGGTGGCGCGACACACGTGGATAGCCCACGAGAATGTGCTTGTAGAACTCGCGCCAGAGCAATTCATTAATCCAGGTCACGGCGCCGGCACTTCCACTCTCGAACTCACCCCGGTTGGCTTGCAGCGCGGCATGCAGGCACTGACGTGGCGACACCACCCCGGCTACCAGGTAGGCCGAGAGCTGGCTGGTGCCGGGCCGGGCCGGGAAGTCCCGCTCGTGCTGGTAATCGTCGAGGTGCTGGTCGACAAAACTGTCCAGGCGCCGTCGGGCTTCGGTTTCACCGGCGGGCCAGAAGGCGCGCAGTGTTTCGCTGGGCGGGGCGAACCCATCGACGTGCGTCGGCACCGGATCGCGGGCAATGCCGGTGGAGGCCTGCTGGCGCGGTGTGGCGACCAGGCTCGGCAGCGAAAAATGCAGACGGTTGTAGCAGACCTTGCGGAACTGACTGAACACCTGGAAATAATTGCCGGTCTTGGTCAGCACGCTGCCGGGCCTGAACAGCAGTTGGTCGAGGTGACGGTGAAACTCGATGCCCTGATCATTCAACGCACGGGCGACTTCGGTGTCGCGCTGCGTTTCATTCAGGCCGTACTCTTCGTTGACATGCACGGCGGCAACGTTCAGTTCGCGACATAGCTTGAGCAGCACGCGTGGCGCCTGGTGCCAATGCGTTGCCTCGCGAATCAAGAGCGGGATGTTCAATTCGTCCAGGGCCACGCTCAATGCGCCGAGGTTGCGCAGCCAGAAATCGATCTTGCACGGTGCGTCGTCATGGGCACGCCATTGTTCGGGGCTGGTCAGGTACACCGCCACGCATGGCCCTTGGGCTGCGGCCGCCGCGAGGGCGGTGTTGTCGTGCAGGCGCAAGTCGCTGCGCAGCCAGATCAGTTGCATGCTGTTTTCCATCTAAAGGAGTTCTCTGCGGCTCAGTTCGCGGTGAGCCGATAGCGGGTCTTCGGCCCAGGACAGGTCAATCATCGAAACGCCTGTGGATAACCGGGCGTGGTGGATCGACGCGGCCGGGCCGGCAATGATGATCGGGCAATCGATGCCACCCAGCAGCCTGGGCAGTTGGGACAGGTTGATGGCGTGACTGGAATACAACAGGACGCCGCGAGCCTTGAGACGTTCGACCGCCAGGGCCAACTCCCCCGCCGGTAGCGGGCTGTCGAGCACCTCCACCGGGCAATCGGCGCTGCTGGCCAGCCAGGCGGTGAGCCACAGGTGCGGCTCCTGGGGCAAGTCCGAATGATTGACCAGCAACAGTGGCGCACCGCGCAACTGACGGTTGTTGTGGTAGATCCGGCTGCCAAACTTGCTGCGCAGCCACGAGTACAGGAAGACCCGTTCCAGCTGCGCGCCGAACTGGCCTTGCCAGCGCACGTGCAGCTCGGCCAGTAACGGCAAGAGCAATTGCTCGCACACGGTCCAGGGCGGATACAGCGCCATCGCCTGGTTGACCAGGTCATCGATCTGACGCTCGGCCAGTTGCGTCACCGCCAGCGCCAGGGCGTGGCGCTGACGCTGCCAATCGTTCTCCGGTGGCGGCGTGGGGGCTGTCGGCAGCGGCGGTGTGTCCAGCAACGGCTTGATCTTGCTCACCGCGACGCCACGGTCGATCCAAGTGAGGATGCTGCGGATCCGTTGCACATGGTCGGCATTGAACAGGCGATGCCCCTTGGGCGTGCGGTGCGGCACGATCAGGCCGTAACGGCGCTCCCAGGCCCGCAGCGTGACAGCGTTGACACCGGTCTGCCGGGCGACTTCGCGTATGGGTAACCAGCCTTGCGCCAAGGCCTTGGCAAAGTCGGCCCCCAGGTCTTCGCGGGCGCTGGAATCGGGGTCGTTGTTCATCAAATGGCGTTTCGCAAACTGAGGTTTTCCGGGTGCGGCTGCAGGTAGACCTGCTGTGCCAGGTAAGGATCGGGGTGCTGGCGCAGGTGATGCTTGAGCAATGTCAGCGGCACCACCAAGGGCACGATGCCGAGGCGGTACTGCCCGATGAGATGCTGTACCTCCTGCTTGTCGTCGGCGTCGATGGCACGCTTGAGGTAACCGCTCAGGTGTTGCAGCACATTGGTGTGGGTGCGGCGAGTGGCGCATTTCTTCAAGGCGGCCATCAATGCACTGAAGTAGCGTGGACCCAGTTCATTGGGGTCGGCCTTGCCCATGTCACCCAGCAGTTTGCCCAGGGCCTTGTACTGTTCGGGGTTGTGAGCCATGAGCAGGTATTTGTAGCGTGAG of Pseudomonas fluorescens contains these proteins:
- a CDS encoding acyloxyacyl hydrolase → MKRLFCFAAFAAALLGHTYTAQAAGVEFGVGQTSDSTMTYRLGMQFDWDKSWLQSDVGRLTGYWSGAYTYWEGDETSSNHSLSFSPVFVYEFSGQNVKPYIEAGVGVALFANTEVESNKLGTAFQFEDRIGFGLRFNGGHEVGIRATHYSNAGIKSTNDGVESYALHYTMPL
- a CDS encoding MerR family transcriptional regulator, whose product is MNNDPDSSAREDLGADFAKALAQGWLPIREVARQTGVNAVTLRAWERRYGLIVPHRTPKGHRLFNADHVQRIRSILTWIDRGVAVSKIKPLLDTPPLPTAPTPPPENDWQRQRHALALAVTQLAERQIDDLVNQAMALYPPWTVCEQLLLPLLAELHVRWQGQFGAQLERVFLYSWLRSKFGSRIYHNNRQLRGAPLLLVNHSDLPQEPHLWLTAWLASSADCPVEVLDSPLPAGELALAVERLKARGVLLYSSHAINLSQLPRLLGGIDCPIIIAGPAASIHHARLSTGVSMIDLSWAEDPLSAHRELSRRELL
- a CDS encoding YkgJ family cysteine cluster protein — translated: MKTIPLHEIPAPAVTCSTCAACCCQLEVMLITDTGVPERFIDTDDWGGEVMLRLDDGWCAALDRDSMMCTIYEKRPLICREFEMGAPECLEERQGIATAYR
- the phrB gene encoding deoxyribodipyrimidine photo-lyase — encoded protein: MQLIWLRSDLRLHDNTALAAAAAQGPCVAVYLTSPEQWRAHDDAPCKIDFWLRNLGALSVALDELNIPLLIREATHWHQAPRVLLKLCRELNVAAVHVNEEYGLNETQRDTEVARALNDQGIEFHRHLDQLLFRPGSVLTKTGNYFQVFSQFRKVCYNRLHFSLPSLVATPRQQASTGIARDPVPTHVDGFAPPSETLRAFWPAGETEARRRLDSFVDQHLDDYQHERDFPARPGTSQLSAYLVAGVVSPRQCLHAALQANRGEFESGSAGAVTWINELLWREFYKHILVGYPRVSRHRAFRPETEALAWRKAPGELEAWKQARTGLPIIDAAMRQLLETGWMHNRLRMVVAMFLTKNLLIDWREGERFFMQHLIDGDLAANNGGWQWSASTGTDSAPWFRIFNPLSQSEKFDREGLFIKYWLPELNDLDRQQVHNPNTQGGLFGAVDYPAPIVDLRESRARALAAFKNLPTRQDAAVEGVGD
- a CDS encoding SDR family NAD(P)-dependent oxidoreductase, yielding MGSRLPRRYWLTGAGNGIGASLAEAILETGAYLAVSSHSPRSGENLSVRYPGQVLTVPGNLTDSQAVREIGEQITRQWGALDQVILNAGTTEYVDEQHTDHRLIEHIVRSNLLAASFCIEVAMPLLRAGTQPHLVGIASPATYLPPSNSEAGGSGMRHLFESTRAELAAAGVDVTWVHPGYDDPSLGPDDCFPFPVHWSPEEAAQHVLKHLVERPREVALPIASMSALWPLPSCSETLPADIDSCQAKSGDPIKGRP